Within the Paenibacillus pabuli genome, the region CCATATCTTTTATTATGGTGACTTGATGGAAGATGATCTGATAACCTGGCAGGATTCGACACCGTTAATCGTATATGCCGAGCACACGGTGACCGGAGAGCGTTACCTACTTATTGATGCTGCCAAACATGGTTATGATGCAATGCTGTGTGAAACTTATCCAGAAGAGGAGCTGAGCAAAAGGTCGCTGCGTCCTTATCTGGACGTTGAAGGAGAAGATACGTTTGAGGTTCACTTGTCGGCCTTTTATAACGTCCCTTGGGATGAGGAATTCGGAGAAGATGTGGATGAAGACGGAACCTACGAATTGATTACGGGCCAACGTATGGATTTTGATCAGGTGAAACGGGATGGGTATGATGCATTCTCCATTCGTATCGTGAATCGTAAAGGTGTTATAACGGAAATTGTTCAGGAGGAGCTTGCCTGATTCATCAATAGAATTATGAGACAGGGATCTGATCTGAAGATAGGAGATGTCGTTCATGTACGTGGTAAGTCATACGCTTAAACCAGTATCTGCGGAGGAGCTTGGACATTTTGAGCAGCAGCATTCTGTATCATTGCCTGCCTCCTATCGCCAGTGGCTCGAACAATATGGAGAAGGAACCTATTCGGGCTGGATGAATATTCAGCGTCCGGATCAGGAGGTATTGAAGCCTTTTGCGGATTATGATTTTTGGATGCATACCGATGATACGCCTGTCAGTCAACATCAATTGAAGGAGTGTATAAGCATTGGCAGCTCTGTGGATGGCGATTTCCTGGCCATTCATCCTGACATGGAAGGACTATTGTGGCTCCCACGCCACGATGAACAGATAACGTTATGGAAACATCTCGAGTTGGAATTCGGTGACACGCTCGATCGGATCTATAGCGAGTACTATCATCAAGCTGCTCCTGTCACGACAAGATATTATGAACCGTGGAATGAGCAGAGGAATCATACCTTTTACCATTTGCAAGATAACGTAGACGGGACTTCAATCCAACAATTGTCAAGCTTATGTCAAGCACAATTTAAGTGGGATCTTGTGATAGAAAATGAATACACATGCAAGCTGTTCATGGCTTCCATTGGTGGATACCTGCGTTTTAATTATGCGTACGGCAGGGAAATCGCCCTTTTCTATGAGGGAATGCAAGAGACGCGAGATACAACGGATTACGACATCGAACAATTTTTGCTCGCACATCACTGTAAAATCATGAATTGAGACGGAGTGGAGGAATCATGGATGAGTTGGTTAAACGAACACCTTGCGGAAAAGTGGAGGAATGAAGGGAAACGCTATGCCCAGAGTGTAAATGAGTTTGTACGCAGAAGTATGGCGAGGGAAGAGCCGGATGAATCGGAACTGACGAACGACGGAAGGGCAGATATCAGTGTGCAAGTTTGGGACATGGTGAAGAAGGCCAATGAGCAGAACGATCTGCAACGACTGCGTGCGGAATTGCCAGCCGCGACATGGCCTTTCAGTGAAACATTCCAGTCATCCATGCAGGCCGTGCGTATAGCCGGATATCTGGATAACCGTACAGTTATACTCAATAATGGCTTCCATACGGACCAAGGATGCGTCTACTCTGCTGATCACGAACATGTGCTTTCTTTTCCGCAATATCAATTTGCGGGTCAGTCTCCGGATGGTGCACAGTATGCTCTGGCAGGCAGTGAGGGAATTCGTGTGATAACACATCCAGATCGTCAATTGGAAGGAAAAGAAGTGGCAATGTTCCGCTGGGACGACATTCAATCCGCTATTCATCAGGCTCTGCCTCGTATTGAATCCCTTGCAGACTGTGAATACCCGGAACGCACACTTGAAGGCCTTATTCCATTGGATGAAGGGCAGGCACTCATCATTTTGTCCAGTTACGGAATTTATCTGGTGGAACATGGCAGGGTCTCTCCAATACATCCTGATCTTGCAGAGGTGGAGGAGCACGAATTAGAGGATACACAAATATCCATGGGTCACGCTGCCGTATCTCAGGATGGTCGATGGATTGCGTTTGGCAGTCAGGTCAGTGACCATATGCTTCTTGATCGTGAACGTAATCATACCTATTCGCTCTATCCGGAATCCAGCTATCCGCATCATGCGGTGTTTACCAGAGATCAACGGAATGTTTGGTTTAATGCTTGCCATTTTTACAATGGAGTTACGATGCAGGTGGATTTGAGTGAAGTGGAAGGCAATGAATCCAGAGAAGATTGGCCAATGATGGATGAAAGTGCGCGTGTCTATGCTTCGGTAGAAATACCGGAAGGCATGGTTCTTGGCGATGCCTATGGTTACCTGAAATGTGTGGATAAGAAGGGGCAGGAAGTTTGGAGACATTTTGTAGGCAGCACCATCTATTCACTAGCGATCTCGCCTGATCAATCCCGGCTTGCAGTAGGTACGTTTGGAGGCATGGTGCATATTCTCGATCTGCATGCTGACCAGATGGATGACTACAGTATTGGAACAGGAACTCTCCGTGAAGTAGAGCGTTTTGTTTTGTGGCGTGGCGAGCAACCTTTACGTTGGTAGAGTTGGTGTTTGTATAATATGCCTGCAGAAGGGGGGATTGTAGTTGAGGATTGAAGAAGCTGTCCTTTTGCTGAAATGTCATGCCTTTGTTCATGACGATGTAGATCATCCCAAGATGGAGACCGGCTTTCTAGGCAGTCTGCGCCCTTTTCGCGGGCAGTTAATCGAAGAAAACTTTCACGAGTTAATGGGAATTGTTCGCACTTTGGCACCGGAACTTAAGCAGCCGGCACTGAACAGGGAAGTGATGTCCTGCTTATGGAGCATCATCCATCTGGGGCGTGCATGGGCGGTCGAACCTGATGGAATGCTGCGCAGCAACAACCTCATTTCGGATGAGCAGATTGCCTTAATGGAAGAATGGCTGAACCTGCTATCTTACGCAGTCATGATTCTGATCGAAGATGGTGGCGAAGAAGAAGCGTTCTGGGGATATAAGGAATACATGCGCGAACGGCAGAATAATGCTGAGAACGGAGGGGTCTTGTGAAATCCGATATGCACGAAAACATGCATGAGCTGATGAACCATTTGAATAAATTATTGGATGTAAAAGTGAAGGATGAAGAGATTAGACAGCTATACGAGGAGTATCAGGAGAAGGAAGGAGCTTCCGAAGACAGCTTGGCTGCTTTTGAAACCGAGTTTGATGTCCGGCTGCCCGAAGATTTTCGCGAATTCTACAAGTGTAAAGATGGAAGCGGTTATGCATTTCATATTCTGTACCCTGGTGATGCTGAGAGAGAGGAATGCACTCCGTTTTACATGATGTCACTGGAAGAGATTAAGGAAACCAAGCAATATTTCTGTGAGCGTGATGAGGAGTTAAGTGAGTATTATTCTGCAGAAGAGATCAGTAAACTGGACCCGGAGATCAAGCCCTATTTATTTCATAAAGCGTGGATTCCCTTTGCGACGATGGCTGGAGGTTCACTGTACTTAATGCTAGACTTTGATCCGTCAGAACGGGGAAGCTATGGCCAGATTATCATGTATGTACATGATCCCGATTTTGTCTATTATATAACAGACACGTTAACCAACCTGCTAGAAGACTCCAATCGCAATCTGGAGATCATGGATGAGGTTGAGTACTAAATAACTCGTGTATAGTTGGCAGGAACTGCCTGTAGCAGCTCCTGCACGATTCGAATATTATCCCTGCTGGAAAAAGCGATGACCGTGAAAACCTCCACCAGGAGGACCTCCTGGACCTCCTTGACCTCCACCATGAGGGCCACCTGGATAGCCGCCTCCAGGGAATGGTCCGTGATGACCGCCTGGGTAACCTCCTCCCGGATATCCGCCATGCCACCAAGGACCGCTGAAAGGAATCGGCAAGGGCAGCGGGTAGAAGGGTGGGTATGGATAGGGGTATGGATAAGGATAGGGATAAGGATAGGGATAAGGTGGTGGCGGTGCTGGTGGATAATATGGATAGGGATATCCAGCAGAGGACGGAGATGAAACCGAACCAGGTCCGTATGCCATGTGATCAGCCTCCTGAATTTGAATGGATGATATCAGCCTATGCCATAATGCAATCGCATGACACACTGTTGAATAGTCAGAAGATACTGAAAATTAGGGGGATTGAATGCGAGTGATGCCTTTTCATACGGCTCCAAGAGGCGCTGCGTATAGACAATTAATTGACGAATTGATCGCAAAGACGGATCGATTTTTCCTTGTGGACAGACGATATGGTAGAGGGGACACTCCAGTGGAGGTCGCCAGGGTTTTCCAAAGATTGAATCCGTATCTGATTGAGAGTTGTACCACGGAAGAGATGATGATGAAGACAAGAGCATTTTATACGGAAGGAATCTATTACATTTATGAGTGTTCGCCAGGCTCTGGACAGATCCTGAAGGAAGAGGCCGATGGTTTCCTCGATTGGCTGTATCCCTCTTTGCCAGAGGATCTGTGTTTTTTGAAGGAAGACGGAAGCGACTATTTGTTTACGGAAGCCCATGAGGATGGATGTGGAATGCGGATTACAGAACAAGAAGCGAGAGACCTCATGAAGCGAATTCCCGGGTTATCGTTTGTATTTGAAAGCTTCCCTTCCTAATGCCTAGCTAGAACCTGAAGCCAACGGCAGGTTGGAATTTTTGAAAAGTGCAATTCTTTGCAGTTCAACTTACTTTATTGAAGAATGATTTACGGTTGGTAAAGAAAGTGGGAAGAGATAAGGGAAGCTGCCATGATGTGATGTATCGATATTGGAATAATTTACAACTAGCAAGCTGGTTTGCAAAATGATATATTATTCTTCCGGCCGCAAGAGGCATGGAAAACTCAAATAATATTTTTGAGAAATATCTTTACAAGTTATAAAGATATGTGGTATATTCTAGTTCCGGCCTTGAAAGAGTCGGAAACGAAGTTTGATCTTTGAAAACTGAACAACGAGTGAGTAACGATCTTGCTTGCAAGATCGGCGCTGAGGAATTGGTACGAGTCATTTGACTGTATGATTTTGAAGCAAAAATGAGATTTTAATCTCGTCAGATTCAAATTGAGCTAATCGCTCTTTTCGATAATAGCTGCAAGACATTCATCCGCTCAGTCGAGTTGGACCGATAGTCTTGCAGGACGATGTTGCCTTGCAACATCTTTATTGGAGAGTTTGATCCTGGCTCAGGACGAACGCTGGCGGCATGCCTAATACATGCAAGTCGAGCGGAGTTGATAGAAAGCTTGCTTTCTTGATGCTTAGCGGCGGACGGGTGAGTAACACGTAGGCAACCTGCCCTCAAGCTTGGGACAACTACCGGAAACGGTAGCTAATACCGAATACTTGCTTTCTTCGCCTGAAGGAAGCTGGAAAGACGGAGCAATCTGTCACTTGAGGATGGGCCTGCGGCGCATTAGCTAGTTGGTGAGGTAACGGCTCACCAAGGCGACGATGCGTAGCCGACCTGAGAGGGTGATCGGCCACACTGGGACTGAGACACGGCCCAGACTCCTACGGGAGGCAGCAGTAGGGAATCTTCCGCAATGGGCGAAAGCCTGACGGAGCAATGCCGCGTGAGTGATGAAGGTTTTCGGATCGTAAAGCTCTGTTGCCAGGGAAGAACGTCCTTGAGAGTAACTGCTCAAGGAGTGACGGTACCTGAGAAGAAAGCCCCGGCTAACTACGTGCCAGCAGCCGCGGTAATACGTAGGGGGCAAGCGTTGTCCGGAATTATTGGGCGTAAAGCGCGCGCAGGCGGTCATTTAAGTCTGGTGTTTAATCCCGGGGCTCAACCCCGGATCGCACTGGAAACTGGATGACTTGAGTGCAGAAGAGGAGAGTGGAATTCCACGTGTAGCGGTGAAATGCGTAGAGATGTGGAGGAACACCAGTGGCGAAGGCGACTCTCTGGGCTGTAACTGACGCTGAGGCGCGAAAGCGTGGGGAGCAAACAGGATTAGATACCCTGGTAGTCCACGCCGTAAACGATGAGTGCTAGGTGTTAGGGGTTTCGATACCCTTGGTGCCGAAGTTAACACATTAAGCACTCCGCCTGGGGAGTACGGTCGCAAGACTGAAACTCAAAGGAATTGACGGGGACCCGCACAAGCAGTGGAGTATGTGGTTTAATTCGAAGCAACGCGAAGAACCTTACCAGGTCTTGACATCCCTCTGACCGGTACAGAGATGTACCTTTCCTTCGGGACAGAGGAGACAGGTGGTGCATGGTTGTCGTCAGCTCGTGTCGTGAGATGTTGGGTTAAGTCCCGCAACGAGCGCAACCCTTGATCTTAGTTGCCAGCACTTCGGGTGGGCACTCTAAGGTGACTGCCGGTGACAAACCGGAGGAAGGTGGGGATGACGTCAAATCATCATGCCCCTTATGACCTGGGCTACACACGTACTACAATGGCCGGTACAACGGGCAGTGAAGCCGCGAGGTGGAACGAATCCTAAAAAGCCGGTCTCAGTTCGGATTGCAGGCTGCAACTCGCCTGCATGAAGTCGGAATTGCTAGTAATCGCGGATCAGCATGCCGCGGTGAATACGTTCCCGGGTCTTGTACACACCGCCCGTCACACCACGAGAGTTTATAACACCCGAAGTCGGTGGGGTAACCGCAAGGAGCCAGCCGCCGAAGGTGGGATAGATGATTGGGGTGAAGTCGTAACAAGGTAGCCGTATCGGAAGGTGCGGCTGGATCACCTCCTTTCTATGGAGAATCGTTTCCCGAGTGGAAACATTCAAATC harbors:
- a CDS encoding SMI1/KNR4 family protein, giving the protein MYVVSHTLKPVSAEELGHFEQQHSVSLPASYRQWLEQYGEGTYSGWMNIQRPDQEVLKPFADYDFWMHTDDTPVSQHQLKECISIGSSVDGDFLAIHPDMEGLLWLPRHDEQITLWKHLELEFGDTLDRIYSEYYHQAAPVTTRYYEPWNEQRNHTFYHLQDNVDGTSIQQLSSLCQAQFKWDLVIENEYTCKLFMASIGGYLRFNYAYGREIALFYEGMQETRDTTDYDIEQFLLAHHCKIMN
- a CDS encoding SMI1/KNR4 family protein, giving the protein MKSDMHENMHELMNHLNKLLDVKVKDEEIRQLYEEYQEKEGASEDSLAAFETEFDVRLPEDFREFYKCKDGSGYAFHILYPGDAEREECTPFYMMSLEEIKETKQYFCERDEELSEYYSAEEISKLDPEIKPYLFHKAWIPFATMAGGSLYLMLDFDPSERGSYGQIIMYVHDPDFVYYITDTLTNLLEDSNRNLEIMDEVEY